The Stutzerimonas stutzeri RCH2 genomic interval AGCAACGGCTCGGCCTGCGCCGGGTGGCGTGCAGCGAACTCTTCGCCAGCTCGGACTTCATCCTGCTGGCGCTTCCCTTGAATGCCGATACCCAGCATCTGGTCAACGCCGAGCTGCTTGCCCTCGTACGGCCGGGCGCTCTGCTTGTAAACCCCTGTCGTGGTTCGGTAGTGGATGAAGCCGCCGTGCTCGCGGCGCTTGAGCGAGGCCAGCTCGGCGGGTATGCGGCGGATGTATTCGAAATGGAAGACTGGGCTCGCGCGGACCGGCCGCGGCTGATCGATCCTGCGCTGCTCGCGCATCCGAATACGCTGTTCACTCCGCACATAGGGTCGGCAGTGCGCGCGGTGCGCCTGGAGATTGAACGTTGTGCAGCGCAGAACATCATCCAGGCATTGGCAGGTGCGCGCCCAATCAACGCTGCGAACCGTCTGCCCAAGGCCGAGCCTGCCGCATGTTGAATCCGGTCTGGCTGAAGAGCCTGGTAGCGATCGTTCAAACAGGCAGTTTTCAGAGCGCGGCGAGGGCGTTGGGGCTGGCCCAGCCGACGGTGTCGCAGCACTTGCAGAAGCTTGAAGAGCAGGTCGGCGTAACGCTGGTGCAGCGCAGTCGTAGCGGCTGCCAGCCTACCACACGGGCGCTGGCCTTCATGCCGCATGCGACCGCCTTGCTCGACATGCACGCCCGGGCGCTAGAAGCCCTGCATGGCAATCGTGAGCGCGTCGGGGCCAGCTCCAACATCGGCACCTACCTTCTCCAGCCATTCGTGCGCAACTATCTGACGACCGCAAATGAGAGGGGCGAGGTGGATCTGCGCATCGCCGCCAACCCGGATGTGGCCGACCAGCTACTGGCGGGCCAGCTCGACGCCGCGATCATGGAATGGTGGCTACCTCACCCCGACTTCGAACACCGCCTCTGGCGGGTCGAGCCGCTGGTGCTTATCGTCAGCCCCGACCATGCGCTGGTTGAAGCAGGGTGCATAGAACGTGATCGTCTGGTGGACCTGCCGATGCTGGGAGGTGAACCGGGTAGCGGTACCGGACGGCTTCTGACCGAATACTTTGGCGAACTGGGCGTGCCTCGCAGCGGTATGCAGCTAGGCAGCACCGAGGCAGTCAAACAAGCAGTGAGGGCGGGACTCGGCGTGTCGTTGGTGATGGCTTCCGCAGTACAAGACGAAGTTCGCAGTGGCGCGCTGGTAGCTCTTCCCATCCCGGGGCTTGAAAAGCGTCTCCAACTGATCTGGCGCAAACCTCCCGGAAATCTGCACCCGCCGGGATTTGTGCGGCACTTATTGGAGGAGGCAGATCTAGCTGGATAAGGTGATGGATGGTTGCGATCCAGCGCTTGGCTTGTCAGCCTAGGGAAACTCTGAAAAAGACTTTCTGATTTGGCAAAATACCGCGACCCCAACCTCGTGAACGAGCAGACGGTGGACGAGAAAGTCTACGACCGCCTTTCCGAACGCATGAAGGACCGCTTTGATCTGTTCGGATCGTTGCCGGACACCATCAAGGACGAATGGATTGACGACATCGAGCATCTGGGAGAATTGATGGATCAGTACATCAATGCCCAGAAGCAGGAAACCGGCTTCGATCTGCGCTACAACGCCACCATGCGCCCAACCGATAACGACTGGCGCAACTGCGCACAGGTCTTGTCACGTCGAGATTTTGAGACGCTGATGAGGAAAGGGTGGTGACCGAGGTCCAATCGGTGAGCTGGTTCGCCACTGCTTATCTGGCGCACTAAGCTCGCTCAGGCGCCTTGTTCAGTGAGGCAGGTTCATAGTTGGCATTAGATAATACCTCCTGCATCCATTTCGGCATCATGCATGCTCTAAGGGTTGCCAGTTCGACAGGGCTGAGGGCGCAGGTAATTTTGGAAAGCGTCTGCGAAGACAGCCCATCTTTGCCGAGGTAATAAAGTGCGGTCAGTGCCATGCCCACCATAGTGCCAGCGTGCTGCAAGCGATGACTGGACACATGCTGTAGGCGAACCACCGCATTACCAACCTTGATTTTGCGGGTTGCTCCGCTTGTGTAGAAAGTCGGTACTACCTGCATCTGAGTACTAAGTCCCAGCCTGCGCACAGCTTCCGCACCATGTATCTGAATCGTCTCGCCATTTGCTTTAGTGAGAATGCTCATGATGGCTAGCGGGCTAGGTATGAGCCGGCGACCGGTGTAGCGGCTAAATTTTGGTCGCATGTAAATGCCGCGAGCGACGCGCTCAAGATGACCTGATTGCACTAGCCTGGAGAATGCCTTATCGACGGCAGCACGAGAGCCAGCCTCTGCGAATAGCGAGCGAGGAAAGGGCTTCCCCTTCTGCATTCGCTTAATTCGGTTCGAGATTGCTTCTGCGACGGACATGGCACCCTTAGCGATCTGATTCTTCGAAATGGACTGACTAGAGGTCTCTCTTTCAACGTCGAGTGTTACCCGTAAGCCTATGATGCAGGCTCAGCGAGCAGGCTCTGTAACTCATCTCCAACTCTCTTTAGCAGTAACTCACGGTCAGCGGGGGCCTCTGCTCCGAGCAAATAGGTGATGGCCAGGAGGGTGACCGGGTGGACATCGAGCACCTTGCAGAGATCATCAAGCTTTTCGAGCGTAGGACTGGTAGCCGCCCGCTCCAGCATGCTGACGTAGGTGCGGCTGCTAACCATTGAGAAGTCTTCCTGGGTAAGCCCCTGGCTGTGACGCACCAACCTCAACGCTTTACTAAACGAATTCCGGACTTCCATTTTGCGCTCCCGCAAAATGGAAAGATGAAGCGTGATTGAACAATATATGACTACAAAATATATTGTTCATTAGTCGAGCATGATTCTCATCAAGGGGCCTGGGATGTTCAAGACAAATCGGAAATCTGAGCTGTTTCCTGGGCGCTCCAACGGCTCTGATGACGTTCAGTTCTGGTCATTTATTGAGCAGGATGCGGCTTGGCCTTGGTTCTATCTTCAGCTGGTGGAGGACGCTGGTGGGGAATTGTTTCGCAGCATGCTAATGGTTCCGACACCCGTACAGCTTGAGCAGGTCGTAGCCGTAAAAGATGATCATGCTTGGATTGAGCAGGCCCAGCTTGTGACTCCATCGCACATCAACGATACGGAGCGCTGGACAATGGAGCCTTTGTTGGAGGTCAGTCTGATCCTTGATGATCAGGGGCTTGAGCTCGGATATAGGTATCGCGTAGAGGGAGGTCGAGAGTACAGCGTTTCTGTCGATCCGTTTCCAGACGGACAGCTGAAAACTCACATGATCTTCTCTGCTGCATTGCACATCAGG includes:
- a CDS encoding DUF6088 family protein, which codes for MSVAEAISNRIKRMQKGKPFPRSLFAEAGSRAAVDKAFSRLVQSGHLERVARGIYMRPKFSRYTGRRLIPSPLAIMSILTKANGETIQIHGAEAVRRLGLSTQMQVVPTFYTSGATRKIKVGNAVVRLQHVSSHRLQHAGTMVGMALTALYYLGKDGLSSQTLSKITCALSPVELATLRACMMPKWMQEVLSNANYEPASLNKAPERA
- a CDS encoding helix-turn-helix domain-containing protein encodes the protein MEVRNSFSKALRLVRHSQGLTQEDFSMVSSRTYVSMLERAATSPTLEKLDDLCKVLDVHPVTLLAITYLLGAEAPADRELLLKRVGDELQSLLAEPAS
- a CDS encoding LysR family transcriptional regulator, producing the protein MLNPVWLKSLVAIVQTGSFQSAARALGLAQPTVSQHLQKLEEQVGVTLVQRSRSGCQPTTRALAFMPHATALLDMHARALEALHGNRERVGASSNIGTYLLQPFVRNYLTTANERGEVDLRIAANPDVADQLLAGQLDAAIMEWWLPHPDFEHRLWRVEPLVLIVSPDHALVEAGCIERDRLVDLPMLGGEPGSGTGRLLTEYFGELGVPRSGMQLGSTEAVKQAVRAGLGVSLVMASAVQDEVRSGALVALPIPGLEKRLQLIWRKPPGNLHPPGFVRHLLEEADLAG